The following are encoded together in the Ictalurus punctatus breed USDA103 chromosome 1, Coco_2.0, whole genome shotgun sequence genome:
- the si:ch211-196f5.2 gene encoding uncharacterized protein si:ch211-196f5.2, producing the protein MIVTEIEKEIPMRVSLPIEVMSPDQAFPFLNTTLADLGIDESAVKERVVWVDTKRTKVRSRSGRLKEKEVSVLEVRVKAQLPGQAKCQEVLYSTESHTDRSYCRSGIIFQPWTRAQTVDNEMVEMTLALDTQSHTTKDTSEEQLE; encoded by the exons ATGATTGTGACTGAAATTGAGAAGGAGATTCCCATGCGTGTGTCCCTGCCTATTGAGGTGATGAGTCCTGACCAGGCATTTCCTTTCCTCAACACCACACTTGCAGATCTGGGCATTGACGA ATCGGCAGTGAAAGAGCGTGTGGTGTGGGTGGACACCAAGCGCACAAAGGTGAGGAGCAGATCGGGGAGACTTAAAGAGAAGGAAGTGTCGGTGCTGGAGGTACGAGTGAAAGCACAACTGCCGGGTCAAGCCAAATGCCAGGAGGTTCTCTACAGCACCGAGTCACACACGGACCGCTCTTACTGCCGCAGCGGCATCATCTTCCAGCCGTGGACACGCGCTCAAACAG ttgACAATGAGATGGTGGAAATGACCCTGGCTTTGGATACACAATCCCATACCACAAAAGACACGTCAGAAGAGCAGTTGGAATGA